One window from the genome of Marinobacter sp. es.048 encodes:
- the dctP gene encoding TRAP transporter substrate-binding protein DctP → MSSMSKFKKLAGISAFAFAAMTMANSVNAANWRYAHEEYEGDVQDVFAYKFKEYIEENSDHTLQVYRFGELGESDDIMEQTQAGILNFVNQSPGFTGSLIPEAQIFFIPYLMPTNMDTVIEFFRTSEAINEDFPELYAEKGLELLKMYPEGEMVVTVDEKVTKPEDFNNKKIRVMTNPLLSETYSAFGATPTPLPWGEVYGALQTNMIQGQENPIFWIESGGLYEVSPNLVFTKHGWFTTAMMANQDFYNGLSDEDKTLVQDAANFAFEEIIVHIDGLADEALAKIQKASDEVTVTRLNDEQIEAFKARAPQVEEKFIEMTGESGKELLNQFKEDLKEVQNN, encoded by the coding sequence ATGAGCAGCATGAGCAAGTTCAAGAAACTGGCCGGAATTTCAGCGTTCGCGTTCGCTGCGATGACCATGGCGAATTCTGTAAACGCCGCTAACTGGCGCTATGCACACGAAGAATACGAAGGCGACGTCCAGGACGTATTCGCGTACAAGTTCAAGGAATACATCGAGGAAAATTCCGACCACACCCTGCAGGTTTATCGCTTTGGCGAGCTGGGTGAGTCCGATGACATCATGGAACAGACCCAGGCTGGCATCCTGAACTTCGTTAACCAGTCTCCCGGCTTTACCGGTTCACTGATTCCCGAAGCCCAGATTTTCTTTATTCCTTATCTGATGCCCACCAACATGGATACGGTTATCGAATTCTTCCGCACCAGTGAGGCCATCAACGAGGATTTCCCGGAGCTCTACGCGGAAAAAGGCCTCGAACTGCTCAAGATGTACCCGGAGGGAGAAATGGTCGTGACCGTGGACGAGAAGGTCACCAAGCCAGAGGACTTCAACAACAAGAAGATCCGGGTTATGACCAACCCGCTTCTGTCCGAGACCTATTCTGCCTTTGGCGCAACGCCGACCCCACTGCCTTGGGGTGAAGTCTACGGTGCTCTGCAGACCAACATGATCCAGGGTCAGGAAAACCCGATTTTCTGGATTGAGTCCGGCGGTCTGTATGAAGTGTCCCCGAACCTGGTCTTCACCAAGCACGGCTGGTTCACCACCGCCATGATGGCAAATCAGGATTTCTACAACGGTCTGTCTGATGAAGATAAGACGCTGGTGCAAGACGCCGCTAACTTTGCTTTTGAAGAAATCATTGTGCACATCGACGGTCTCGCCGACGAAGCCCTGGCCAAGATCCAGAAGGCCAGTGATGAAGTCACGGTTACCCGTCTGAACGACGAACAGATCGAAGCCTTCAAGGCGCGCGCGCCTCAGGTGGAAGAAAAGTTCATCGAGATGACTGGCGAAAGCGGCAAAGAACTGCTGAACCAGTTCAAGGAAGACCTGAAAGAAGTTCAGAACAACTGA
- the potC gene encoding spermidine/putrescine ABC transporter permease PotC, translating to MARWLPRTYLTLVYLLLYVPIVVLVVFSFNESRTGYAWGGLSLRWYESLFNNRAMVIAMWNSLWLALSAATVSTVIGALTALGLHRYRFRGKKLLNGMLFVVMMSPEIVLAISLLALFLLVGLQLGYVSLLLAHVTFCLPFVVITVMARLSGFDESLPEAARDLGASDFTMTRTVLIPVIMPALLAGWLLGFTLSLDDVVVSTFVSGPSYEILPLRIYSMVRVGLKPEVNALGTLLLVFSLVMLMLSQWILIRSKR from the coding sequence ATGGCACGATGGCTGCCCCGAACCTATCTCACACTGGTCTACCTCCTGCTTTATGTTCCCATCGTGGTGCTGGTGGTGTTCTCGTTCAACGAGTCCCGCACCGGCTATGCCTGGGGTGGCCTCAGCCTGCGCTGGTACGAGTCGCTGTTTAACAACCGGGCCATGGTCATCGCCATGTGGAATTCCCTCTGGCTGGCGCTGTCTGCGGCCACCGTGTCCACGGTGATAGGTGCCCTGACCGCCCTGGGCCTGCACCGGTACCGGTTCCGGGGCAAGAAGCTGCTGAACGGCATGCTGTTTGTGGTGATGATGTCTCCGGAGATTGTCCTGGCGATCTCCCTGCTGGCCCTGTTCCTGTTGGTAGGCCTGCAGTTGGGTTACGTTTCCCTATTGTTGGCCCATGTGACCTTCTGTCTGCCGTTCGTGGTGATCACGGTAATGGCCCGGTTGAGCGGTTTCGATGAGAGCCTGCCCGAAGCTGCACGAGACCTTGGCGCTTCTGATTTCACCATGACCCGTACGGTACTTATCCCGGTCATCATGCCGGCTTTACTGGCAGGTTGGCTGCTAGGGTTTACACTTTCCCTCGATGATGTGGTAGTCAGTACGTTTGTTAGTGGCCCGAGCTATGAAATTTTGCCCCTTCGCATTTACTCCATGGTGCGTGTGGGCCTGAAACCCGAGGTGAATGCCCTGGGCACACTGTTGCTGGTGTTTTCACTGGTTATGCTGATGTTGTCTCAATGGATTCTGATAAGGAGCAAGCGATGA
- a CDS encoding extracellular solute-binding protein encodes MKKLALAGMLAVGLTGCSSEEPQVLNLYNWSEYMPQEVLDRFTEETGIQVVYTTYDSNEAMYARLKLLDDSAAYDLAVPSTYYVSKMRQEDLLLPIDRSKIEGFDNLDPELVNLDIDPDNKFSVPYLWGTTGLAVDTADIEGEPVTAWEDLWEDRFEGRVMLTNDMREVFHVGLRVLGYSGNSTNPEEIEAAYEKLAELMPSVRTFNSDAPRMPYLEGEADVGMIWNGEAVMGKDTMESLEYVYPEEGIIAWLDSFVIPKNAKNPEAAHQFVSFVLQPEISALISEEIGYATPNLAARDMLPDEVANNRASYPNATDMINAEFQTDIGDDALQVYAKYWEMLKSGR; translated from the coding sequence ATGAAGAAACTGGCACTGGCCGGCATGCTGGCAGTGGGATTGACGGGTTGCAGTTCCGAGGAACCCCAGGTTCTCAACCTTTACAACTGGTCTGAGTACATGCCGCAGGAAGTCCTTGACCGTTTCACCGAGGAAACCGGCATCCAGGTGGTCTACACCACCTACGATAGCAACGAGGCCATGTATGCCCGTTTGAAATTGCTGGATGACAGCGCGGCTTATGACCTTGCGGTTCCGTCTACCTACTACGTCAGCAAGATGCGCCAGGAAGATCTGCTGCTGCCAATCGATCGCAGCAAGATCGAGGGCTTTGACAACCTGGATCCGGAGCTGGTGAACCTTGATATCGACCCGGATAACAAATTCTCCGTGCCCTACCTCTGGGGTACCACAGGGCTGGCGGTCGACACCGCAGACATCGAAGGCGAGCCGGTAACTGCCTGGGAAGACCTGTGGGAAGACCGCTTCGAGGGCCGTGTGATGCTCACCAACGACATGCGGGAAGTGTTCCATGTAGGTTTGCGGGTGCTGGGTTACTCAGGCAACAGCACCAACCCTGAAGAAATCGAGGCAGCCTATGAAAAGCTTGCCGAGCTGATGCCTTCGGTTCGCACCTTCAACTCCGATGCGCCCCGCATGCCCTACCTGGAAGGTGAGGCCGACGTGGGCATGATCTGGAACGGCGAGGCCGTGATGGGCAAGGACACCATGGAGTCGCTCGAATATGTCTACCCGGAAGAGGGCATTATTGCCTGGCTGGACAGTTTCGTGATTCCGAAAAACGCCAAGAATCCGGAAGCGGCCCATCAGTTCGTCAGTTTCGTGCTGCAACCTGAAATCTCCGCACTGATCAGCGAGGAGATCGGTTATGCCACGCCGAACCTGGCGGCGCGCGATATGCTGCCGGATGAAGTCGCGAACAATCGGGCGAGCTATCCGAATGCCACCGATATGATCAATGCCGAGTTTCAGACCGACATTGGCGACGACGCCCTTCAGGTCTACGCCAAGTACTGGGAAATGCTGAAGTCCGGCCGTTAA
- a CDS encoding universal stress protein, translated as MFKRILVAVDGSMTSFEALSKAIELQELTDAEIYLLCVYKHHSLFEASLSIGRPAEMDIPDKVLSEYAKDVVNHAKQLAAERGGKNVRGFVKAGKPSKVIVEFAKEKSADLIVIGTKGTHSDKDGLFLGSVSHRVASHAKCPVLVV; from the coding sequence ATGTTCAAACGGATTCTGGTGGCAGTAGACGGCTCAATGACCTCCTTCGAGGCCTTGAGCAAGGCTATTGAGCTACAAGAACTGACTGATGCGGAGATCTACCTGCTGTGTGTGTACAAGCATCACAGCCTGTTTGAGGCGTCCCTGTCGATCGGACGACCGGCTGAAATGGACATCCCGGATAAAGTGCTTTCAGAATACGCCAAAGACGTGGTGAATCACGCCAAACAGCTAGCGGCGGAGCGCGGCGGCAAAAACGTACGGGGCTTCGTGAAAGCAGGTAAACCGTCAAAGGTCATCGTTGAGTTTGCCAAGGAAAAAAGCGCAGATCTGATTGTGATCGGCACAAAGGGCACCCACAGTGACAAAGATGGCCTGTTTCTGGGCAGCGTTTCACACCGGGTCGCATCCCACGCCAAATGCCCGGTTCTGGTGGTGTAA
- a CDS encoding TRAP transporter substrate-binding protein: MTIRKTLLAAVAAAATAFSVSSVAEENFTLRLAQTWGPNSPVLGETVQHMADMAETMSDGRLQIRIDPSNKHKAPFGIFDLVRNGQYDMGHTASYYYKGTIPNAMYFTTIPFGLIAPEMYAWFYHGEGMELMQKVYEPYGMLSFPGGNTGNQMGGWFRKEINSLEDLKGLKMRTPGFAGEVMSELGVAVTNLPPGELYTALERGTVDAVEWVGPALDFQMGFHQIAKYYYSGWQEPGAEVQFLINKKTWEELPKDLQEILRVSMRTAAYDMYIQSTHQSGVAWDRMKEDYPDVTHKVFPPEVIDALRSTTNRLLAEAAENDPLAKEIIESQRDYLKQVRQWTNISDKAYLNSVAED; this comes from the coding sequence ATGACAATCCGGAAAACACTGCTTGCGGCCGTGGCCGCTGCAGCCACCGCGTTCAGCGTGTCCTCGGTGGCCGAGGAAAACTTCACCTTGCGCCTTGCGCAAACTTGGGGCCCCAACTCGCCAGTACTGGGAGAGACTGTTCAGCATATGGCGGACATGGCCGAAACGATGTCGGATGGCCGGCTGCAGATTCGCATTGACCCGTCCAACAAGCACAAGGCGCCTTTCGGGATTTTCGATCTCGTGCGCAATGGCCAGTACGACATGGGCCACACCGCGTCCTATTACTACAAGGGCACCATCCCCAACGCCATGTACTTCACCACCATCCCGTTCGGGCTTATTGCACCTGAAATGTACGCCTGGTTCTACCACGGCGAAGGCATGGAACTGATGCAAAAGGTGTATGAGCCTTACGGCATGCTCTCCTTCCCGGGTGGTAATACCGGTAACCAGATGGGTGGCTGGTTCCGCAAGGAGATTAACTCTCTTGAAGACCTCAAGGGCCTGAAGATGCGCACCCCAGGTTTTGCAGGCGAGGTTATGTCTGAACTGGGCGTTGCCGTGACTAACCTGCCGCCGGGTGAGCTTTACACAGCCCTGGAGCGTGGCACCGTGGACGCCGTTGAGTGGGTCGGTCCCGCTCTGGACTTCCAGATGGGCTTCCATCAGATCGCCAAATACTATTATTCGGGCTGGCAGGAGCCAGGTGCGGAAGTCCAGTTCCTGATTAACAAGAAGACCTGGGAAGAGTTGCCAAAGGATCTTCAGGAGATCCTGCGGGTGTCCATGCGCACGGCTGCTTATGACATGTACATCCAGAGCACCCATCAGAGTGGTGTGGCCTGGGACCGGATGAAAGAAGACTATCCGGATGTTACCCACAAGGTGTTCCCGCCGGAAGTCATTGATGCCCTGCGCAGCACCACTAACCGGCTTCTGGCAGAGGCCGCTGAAAACGATCCGCTGGCGAAAGAAATCATCGAGTCCCAGCGTGACTACCTCAAGCAGGTTCGTCAGTGGACCAACATTTCAGACAAGGCTTACCTGAACAGCGTGGCCGAAGACTAA
- a CDS encoding TRAP transporter large permease, translated as MATIMMLIMIGLLLLGFPMMVPLITGAVVGFVMMFDGFGQMGTFVQQMMGGIRPASLIAVPMFILAADIMTRGQSADRLINMVMAFIGHVKGGLAISTATSCTLFGAVSGSTQATVVAVGSPLRPKLLKAGYSDSFSLALIINSSDIAFLIPPSIGFIIYGVISETSIAELFIAGIGPGIMILLMFSIYCLIYARVNDLPTEEKATWGQRAVAMREALWPLFFPVIIVGGIYGGIFSPTEAAAVCVLYAFLLEFVVFRSLKLADIYRIAKSTGLITAVVFILVAVGTGFSWIISFAQIPQAILDAVGISDMGPVGVMITICIAFFIACMFVDPIVVILVLTPIFAPAIEASGIDPVLVGVLITLQVAIGSATPPFGCDIFTAIAIFKRPYLEVIRGTPPFVFMLIAAAGLLIAFPQIALFLRDLAFR; from the coding sequence ATGGCAACTATAATGATGTTGATCATGATCGGGTTGTTGCTGCTGGGCTTCCCGATGATGGTTCCTCTGATCACAGGTGCGGTGGTCGGCTTCGTAATGATGTTTGATGGCTTCGGCCAGATGGGTACCTTCGTCCAGCAGATGATGGGCGGTATCCGGCCCGCCTCACTGATTGCGGTCCCAATGTTTATTCTGGCGGCGGATATCATGACCCGCGGTCAATCCGCTGACCGGTTGATCAACATGGTCATGGCGTTCATAGGCCACGTTAAAGGCGGTCTGGCCATCAGTACCGCCACTTCCTGCACCCTGTTCGGTGCCGTGTCCGGTTCTACCCAGGCCACGGTAGTGGCTGTTGGCTCGCCCCTACGGCCAAAACTGCTCAAAGCCGGCTACTCGGATTCGTTTTCGCTCGCACTGATCATCAACTCCAGTGACATTGCCTTTTTGATACCCCCAAGCATCGGTTTCATCATCTACGGGGTTATCTCCGAGACGTCCATTGCGGAACTCTTCATTGCGGGTATCGGGCCAGGCATCATGATTCTGCTGATGTTCTCGATCTATTGCCTGATCTATGCTCGCGTCAACGACCTCCCAACCGAGGAGAAGGCGACCTGGGGTCAGCGCGCGGTAGCCATGCGCGAGGCTCTGTGGCCCCTGTTTTTCCCGGTCATTATTGTCGGTGGGATATACGGGGGCATCTTCAGCCCGACAGAAGCGGCAGCCGTCTGCGTGCTCTACGCCTTCCTTCTTGAATTCGTGGTGTTCCGTTCACTCAAACTTGCCGATATCTACCGTATCGCCAAGTCAACTGGCCTGATCACTGCGGTCGTATTCATTCTGGTGGCCGTGGGCACCGGCTTCTCCTGGATTATTTCCTTTGCCCAGATTCCTCAGGCTATCCTGGACGCAGTCGGAATCAGCGACATGGGCCCGGTCGGCGTGATGATTACCATCTGTATCGCTTTCTTTATTGCCTGCATGTTCGTTGACCCGATCGTGGTAATTCTTGTTCTGACGCCGATTTTTGCACCAGCCATAGAAGCCTCGGGCATCGACCCGGTTCTGGTCGGTGTTCTCATTACACTGCAGGTAGCCATCGGCTCGGCGACACCGCCGTTCGGCTGTGACATCTTCACTGCCATCGCGATATTCAAGCGCCCCTATCTGGAGGTTATTCGCGGCACGCCGCCGTTCGTATTCATGCTGATAGCTGCTGCCGGGCTCCTGATTGCGTTTCCGCAAATAGCGTTGTTCCTGCGCGACCTGGCCTTCAGGTGA
- the potA gene encoding spermidine/putrescine ABC transporter ATP-binding protein PotA: MKQTLLSLSNLSKQFGGKTVLDRLYLEIYDGEFITLLGPSGCGKTTLLRLMAGFEHPDEGTITLAGEDLTHTAPENRPLNTVFQHYALFPHMSVFDNVAYGLKMEKRPKDEIRQRVDEALAMVQLQDFARRKPHQLSGGQQQRVAIARAVAKRPRLLLLDEPLSALDYKLRRTMQVELKRLQRELGITFVFVTHDQEEALSMSDRVVVLKDGLVQQLGTPREVYERPANLFTARFVGETNFFPGTVESVHNDSITVDVFGLKRTLRRPDFLVQADQRLHVLLRPEDIRVLDPADEQGVAGKIVERNYKGSTLDSVIQLSDGTEVLASEFFDEDDPAFDYRLGEPVKVSWVDGWEWLLPEEAGQRSEEGLSADA; this comes from the coding sequence ATGAAACAGACACTGCTATCCTTGAGCAATCTTTCCAAGCAATTCGGTGGCAAAACGGTGCTCGACCGTCTGTATCTTGAGATCTACGACGGCGAGTTCATTACCTTGCTGGGCCCTTCCGGTTGCGGTAAGACCACCCTATTGCGGCTGATGGCAGGTTTCGAACATCCGGACGAGGGCACCATCACCCTGGCGGGGGAAGACCTTACCCACACCGCTCCGGAAAACCGCCCGCTTAATACCGTATTCCAGCACTACGCGCTTTTCCCCCATATGTCGGTGTTCGACAACGTGGCCTATGGCCTGAAAATGGAAAAGCGACCCAAGGATGAGATTCGCCAACGTGTCGATGAAGCGCTTGCCATGGTCCAGTTGCAGGATTTCGCCCGTCGTAAGCCCCATCAGCTGTCCGGCGGCCAGCAGCAGCGGGTTGCCATCGCCCGGGCGGTGGCCAAGCGACCGCGGCTGCTACTGCTGGATGAACCGCTCTCGGCCCTGGACTACAAGCTGCGCCGCACCATGCAGGTTGAGCTGAAACGCCTGCAACGGGAGCTCGGAATCACCTTTGTGTTCGTGACCCACGATCAGGAAGAGGCGCTCTCCATGTCCGATCGGGTGGTTGTGCTCAAGGATGGCCTGGTGCAACAGCTGGGTACGCCCCGGGAAGTCTACGAGCGGCCGGCCAATCTGTTTACCGCCCGGTTTGTAGGGGAAACCAATTTTTTCCCGGGTACGGTTGAGTCGGTACACAACGATTCCATCACGGTGGATGTCTTTGGCCTTAAACGAACCCTGCGTCGCCCGGATTTCCTGGTGCAGGCTGACCAGCGTTTGCATGTTTTGCTGCGGCCGGAAGATATCCGGGTTCTGGACCCGGCCGATGAGCAGGGCGTGGCGGGCAAGATCGTTGAGCGCAACTACAAGGGTAGCACCCTGGATTCGGTTATTCAGCTGTCTGATGGCACCGAGGTTCTGGCCAGCGAATTTTTTGACGAGGACGATCCGGCCTTCGATTACCGGCTCGGAGAACCCGTGAAAGTCAGCTGGGTGGATGGCTGGGAGTGGCTGCTTCCGGAAGAAGCCGGTCAGCGGAGCGAAGAGGGACTGTCGGCCGATGCATAG
- the potB gene encoding spermidine/putrescine ABC transporter permease PotB: protein MHSVMQQPFKTAVLILVWGWLLFLVLAPNLLVVGASVMTRDPVSFLSLPLNLDAYRQLFDPLYLEVFLHSLYMAAMTTLVCLLIGYPFAWALSKVAKQRQLILIFLLIVPFWTNSLVRTYALKLILATNGLLNSALMSIGLIDEPLQLLYTEGAVIIGLVYLLLPFMILPLYSVFEDLKQELLLASHDLGAGRLSTFVHVIVPLTLPGVLAGVMLVLLPAMGLFFVPDILGGSRNLLVGNVIKNQFLDARNWPFGAAASIVLTVTMAFLMFAHRLSKRRIGEEGA, encoded by the coding sequence ATGCATAGCGTTATGCAGCAGCCGTTCAAGACCGCTGTCCTGATCCTGGTGTGGGGCTGGCTCCTGTTCCTGGTGCTGGCGCCGAATCTGTTGGTGGTGGGCGCCAGTGTCATGACCCGGGACCCGGTCTCGTTTCTGTCACTGCCCCTGAACCTCGATGCCTACCGCCAGCTGTTTGATCCTCTGTATCTGGAAGTGTTCCTGCATTCCCTGTACATGGCGGCGATGACCACCCTGGTGTGTTTGCTGATTGGCTATCCGTTTGCGTGGGCGTTGTCCAAAGTGGCCAAACAGCGGCAGTTGATACTGATTTTTCTGCTGATCGTGCCTTTCTGGACCAACTCCCTCGTGCGCACCTACGCACTGAAGCTGATCCTCGCCACCAACGGACTGCTGAACAGTGCCCTGATGTCGATCGGGCTGATTGATGAGCCCCTGCAACTGCTTTACACGGAGGGCGCAGTGATCATCGGCCTGGTGTATCTGCTGCTGCCGTTCATGATCCTGCCGTTGTATTCGGTGTTTGAGGACCTCAAGCAGGAGCTGCTGCTGGCTTCTCACGATCTTGGCGCGGGCCGGCTGTCCACCTTTGTACACGTGATTGTCCCGCTCACTCTGCCCGGGGTTCTGGCCGGCGTGATGCTGGTGTTGCTGCCCGCCATGGGGCTTTTCTTTGTTCCCGATATTCTGGGCGGTTCCCGCAATCTGCTGGTGGGTAACGTGATCAAGAACCAGTTCCTCGACGCTCGTAACTGGCCCTTCGGGGCTGCCGCCAGCATCGTGCTTACCGTGACCATGGCGTTTCTCATGTTTGCCCACCGGTTGAGTAAACGGCGAATCGGTGAGGAGGGCGCGTGA
- a CDS encoding TRAP transporter small permease, with the protein MSENSPDLEDDTGTYESGLPGFLGTIDEIIAKVEAVMLAVGVILMAINTCVNVIARYVFGEGLFFSGEINRILIILITFAGIGYAARHGRHIRMSAIYDALPVKGRKVLMICIALFTSVVMFFLCYHSYGYIETLYSRGRILPALGFEIWWIYIWVPIGFAITGIQYLLTAIKNFTSKDVYLSTGVVDGYADTESEV; encoded by the coding sequence ATGTCCGAGAATTCCCCGGATCTTGAAGACGATACCGGCACCTACGAGTCCGGCCTGCCCGGATTTCTGGGAACCATCGATGAAATTATTGCCAAGGTCGAGGCCGTCATGCTGGCGGTTGGCGTCATCTTGATGGCAATCAATACCTGCGTAAATGTCATTGCGCGGTATGTGTTCGGCGAAGGCCTTTTCTTCTCCGGTGAAATTAACCGGATTCTCATTATCCTGATCACCTTTGCCGGCATCGGGTATGCAGCGCGACATGGCAGGCACATCCGGATGTCTGCAATCTACGACGCATTGCCAGTCAAGGGACGCAAGGTTTTGATGATTTGCATCGCCCTCTTTACCTCGGTGGTGATGTTCTTCCTTTGCTACCACTCCTATGGGTACATCGAAACCCTTTACAGCCGTGGCCGCATTCTACCGGCCCTGGGCTTTGAGATCTGGTGGATTTATATCTGGGTGCCGATCGGCTTTGCGATCACGGGTATCCAGTACCTCCTCACGGCCATCAAGAACTTCACCAGCAAGGATGTGTACCTTTCCACTGGCGTAGTCGACGGCTATGCGGACACAGAATCGGAAGTATGA
- a CDS encoding YqiA/YcfP family alpha/beta fold hydrolase, translating into MTDTPIHVFLSHGLESGPGSTKIQAMKTEAETFPDIKAHAIDHSSTRDPATRLAQMREAMAQHGANPAHTILAGSSMGGWVCAQTCSETPVLGCFMLAPALAMARYPQSSPVIRARQCQIIHGWNDDVVPIAPVLDLARDQGLPILALPDGHRLENSLDRVVSEFREFLQTCLSDMNQP; encoded by the coding sequence ATGACAGATACCCCGATCCACGTCTTCCTTTCCCACGGTCTGGAGAGCGGCCCTGGCAGCACCAAGATCCAGGCCATGAAAACCGAGGCCGAAACCTTTCCGGACATTAAGGCCCACGCGATAGATCACAGCAGTACCAGGGACCCAGCAACTCGGCTGGCGCAGATGCGCGAGGCCATGGCTCAACACGGCGCCAATCCGGCACATACCATTCTGGCCGGCTCCAGCATGGGCGGCTGGGTGTGCGCCCAGACCTGCTCCGAAACCCCGGTTCTGGGTTGTTTCATGCTGGCGCCAGCCCTCGCCATGGCCAGGTATCCCCAGTCCAGCCCCGTTATCCGGGCCCGCCAATGCCAGATCATCCACGGCTGGAATGACGACGTGGTACCGATCGCCCCCGTGCTGGATCTGGCACGCGATCAGGGCCTCCCGATTCTGGCTCTTCCCGATGGCCACCGACTTGAAAACAGTCTCGACAGGGTCGTCAGTGAGTTCCGCGAATTCCTCCAAACCTGCCTTTCAGATATGAATCAACCGTGA
- a CDS encoding glutathione peroxidase — translation MKQAKQCLTITALIFGLSGAPVAIADNCPAFLDHEQRKLHSTDTVNLCELAAGKPMLVVNTASRCGYTGQFEGLEALHKQYAKEGLVVVGFASDDFRQEADSEAEAATVCFKNFGVTFTMIAPGAVTGTEANPVFRAINEQSQPPRWNFTKYVIDRSGTVVESFPSRVRPQDPELIEAVESVL, via the coding sequence ATGAAACAGGCAAAACAATGTCTGACGATCACAGCTTTGATTTTCGGCCTGTCAGGAGCGCCGGTAGCGATTGCGGACAATTGCCCGGCGTTTCTCGACCATGAACAGCGCAAACTTCATTCAACAGATACGGTGAACCTGTGTGAACTGGCGGCCGGCAAACCCATGCTGGTGGTCAACACCGCCAGCCGCTGTGGATACACCGGTCAGTTCGAGGGGCTTGAGGCTCTGCACAAGCAATACGCAAAGGAGGGCCTGGTTGTGGTCGGCTTTGCCAGCGACGATTTCCGGCAGGAGGCAGATTCGGAGGCCGAGGCAGCCACCGTCTGTTTCAAGAACTTTGGGGTGACGTTTACCATGATTGCTCCGGGAGCGGTGACCGGGACTGAAGCGAATCCGGTGTTCCGGGCCATCAACGAGCAGAGCCAACCACCGCGCTGGAACTTCACGAAGTACGTGATTGATCGTTCCGGCACGGTCGTGGAGTCTTTCCCCAGCCGGGTGCGCCCCCAGGATCCGGAGCTGATTGAAGCGGTGGAGTCGGTGCTCTAG
- a CDS encoding GGDEF domain-containing protein, which produces MQKFSYEDALTGLKNRRYFDQLFEHESAVSQRNDLPLSLLIVDIDHFKRFNDTHGHEAGDDALRIVAGILQKQFRDSDIVCRCGGEEFVVVMPGATSDAARDKANQLCEAVREVPIIHRERDLGVLAVSVGVANWPDDGEKPLQILTLADKALYRAKEAGRDRVEISG; this is translated from the coding sequence TTGCAGAAGTTTTCCTATGAGGATGCACTTACCGGACTGAAAAACCGCCGCTACTTTGATCAGCTTTTCGAGCACGAGAGCGCTGTTTCACAGCGCAACGACCTGCCTCTATCCCTGCTGATCGTCGATATCGATCACTTCAAGCGGTTCAACGATACCCACGGCCACGAAGCCGGAGACGATGCCCTGAGGATAGTCGCTGGCATTCTGCAGAAGCAGTTCCGGGACAGTGACATTGTTTGCCGTTGTGGCGGTGAAGAGTTTGTGGTGGTCATGCCGGGTGCGACGTCGGACGCCGCCCGAGACAAAGCAAACCAGCTGTGTGAAGCAGTTCGGGAGGTGCCGATTATCCATCGGGAGCGGGATCTTGGGGTGCTTGCGGTCTCTGTAGGCGTTGCAAACTGGCCCGACGATGGTGAAAAACCGTTACAGATTCTGACCCTGGCCGACAAAGCGCTTTATCGCGCCAAGGAAGCCGGCCGTGATCGGGTCGAAATCTCTGGTTAG
- a CDS encoding antibiotic biosynthesis monooxygenase family protein, whose product MKFIFEVHIREGHTAEEYADAWVRASEIIQQAPGARGTELHRKIGDPNTLIAIASWESKEQRDAMEGQHNPEVAAIIRSAAPFVDIKPIGEFEDPEWVVQRQ is encoded by the coding sequence ATGAAATTCATTTTTGAAGTGCACATCCGGGAAGGCCACACTGCGGAGGAATACGCCGATGCCTGGGTAAGAGCGAGCGAAATTATCCAGCAGGCGCCCGGGGCCAGGGGCACTGAGCTGCACCGCAAGATTGGCGACCCCAACACCCTGATTGCCATCGCCTCCTGGGAGAGCAAGGAGCAACGGGATGCCATGGAAGGGCAGCATAACCCTGAGGTGGCCGCTATCATTCGCAGTGCTGCGCCGTTTGTGGATATCAAACCCATCGGTGAGTTTGAGGACCCGGAATGGGTGGTGCAGCGGCAGTGA